The Glycine soja cultivar W05 chromosome 15, ASM419377v2, whole genome shotgun sequence region CTGAACATCTGGCGCAGGGATGATTGGCTCATTGACGTGATCCGCAGTCACAGCGACTCGCTGCCTCCGTGCGGATGCAGTAGGCCGTCGACGCTGCAGAgcatcatcagaatcatcacGATCTCCTCTGCCCAGACCCCTGCCAGTGACCTAACCTAAGACACGACCTAATCCTCTagtcctaaccatgatctgcaaatgagtACCGCAAAATCCATCActgatttcattttctcaaatttcaAGCATTTGGTTAACTCAATCCAATTACTCTAATGGCCACTTGTTGTTTTATCATATGTTTTACTTATTAGAGAGAAACTTGCTgagctttatgaatctgacaaacaatggtcaacaacatctcaaatgCTTAGTGGTATTGACCTTGATTCAGGAAGGTGTTGTTTTATGGTCAACAGCATCTTAAATTTGTGTGGATAAACAAACTAAGCATAAACAATTgtcaacaacatctcaaatgCTTAGTGGTATTGACCTTGATTCAGGAAGGTGTTGTTTTATGgtcaacaacatctcaaatTTGTATGGATAAACAAACTAAGCATAAACAATGgtcaacaacatctcaaatgCTTAGTGGTATTGACCTTGATTCAGGAAGGTGTTGTTTTGTGgtcaacaacatctcaaatgTGTGTGGATAAACAAACTAAGCATAAATAATGGTCAACAGCATCTCAAATGCTTAGAGAGAAACTTGCTGAGCTTTATGAATCTGAGAAACAATGATTCATGAAGGAATGATGTGTGTGGATAAATGAAATAGAATCAAACTAGGATTGATGTGTTTGATGAGTGTGGATATACGAAAATTAGGAATTAATGCTAAGATAGTGTTTGATGTGTGTGGATAAACGAAATAGAATCAAAATATACCATTTCTCAACACTATTgtgttttgttctatttttataattgaccAAAGCTAGAATAGAACCCAGTAGAGGATTGAGTGAAGGAATAAAATAGCTAACTTGAACAAGTGCAGAAGAAGACTTAAATTCTTACTAAAATGTACAAATTTGGATGGCTCTAATAGAAGTAACCCACTACTTTAAACTAATTCAATTGCCATAACATGTTCACTTCATTATGATATCAATGTCAATTCCCTCCCTTGTTGGCTACCACAACTAGGACCATTCCTTGTTATACTGCTTGTGACAATTCCATCTAAgaacaatatatattaatatatagaaCAATATTGATGTTCAGTCTGAAATAGAAATAAGAACAGCTAGTAAAAGTTGCAATCATTATAGGATTTGGATTAATTGTTCTCCTAACCCTCATAAAACtttctctctaaattttttctatatacacTAATTGATTGTCCTTATAGCCTTCTATCTAGAAATAATCCACATTGaccaatatgtttttgttgaccAGTTCTATAAAAAGCTAATAATGCTAGTCCTAAATATGTTGTGAACGTTGAAATTGAAGTTAGTAGTGTGACCACCGGATAATGAATGTTTTCTCCTTTTAAGACATGAATAAAATTCATTGTCTTTGTTCAAAGCAAAAGAGGTTGGGCTGCTTTTTGAAGAATGAAATGATTGCAGGCCTTTGAGCTTTAGAGGGAGCAAAAGAAATTCATAGACATTAGGCAGGTGAGTTAGGTGAAGCAATGATTtcccattttcctttttctctcaagGATCAACATTTAATCAAGTTTTAGGGATTTGTCCTAATCATGTTACTTTTGAACTTAATTTGCTGAGGTTGTCTAGGCGTTTGAATAAGTTTTCTGATACCACATTCAGTTCTAAGTGGCAATTACATCAAAGGCAATTACATATTCGcattaaatcaaattgaaacaGTAGATATTCTCCAAAATgacaatatttatcaaatatttagcaTACATTCAGAGGTGATCCTAATAACCAAAATTCCTAATTTCAAAAAAGCTCACAATGTATCAAATAATTggcaatttttcaaataaaatgaagTTGTGAGTAGTTTATGGATCACTTGATTCGTAAACTACTTAATATGCTTTACGgatcacttgatccgtaagcattTTTCGGATCAAGTTGAAGCAGAAACGTGAAGAAGAAGCACAAACGTGAAGACCCACACCTTCCTCCTAAACACGACAACAATGGCGACGATGGCGGCGAAGAAGACTGGtggcgaagaagaagaagaatgaagaagctGCGCGGGAGGAAGAAGAGCATGCGCGGGAGAGAGAGAGGCGAgagagttattttttaaaaaaaacacttaggGGCTTAAAGGACTTTTCACAataattgttgggtgcaccagcaaaactgttgggtgcacctagcaacactctatTTTCAAATTCCAAATATACAGTTTCCCGCAAATTATAATGAAATCATGATTCCAGTGTATTGGAAGGATGCGAAGAATTCTAGGAGTGCAATTTTTTCGCACTCCATAGTATAGCGGAATCATGATTCTGTCAAgtattttttcatgaaaaattaattgtaaaaataaattactttttttacttGGATTAATTgatacaaattatattaatgatgacacacattatcttttttaacagtaatcaaattaatttttatataaattacattttttatttcaatttaaatcaatgataacataaattattctttttatctgtaatcaaaataatatcataaattgatttgattactATTAATGAAGTAATTCTTAtggtaattaatttgattaccttttaagtcttaaaaaatacattttaaagtaatcaaattaattgtgacataatttatcatttttaatagtacttaacatttttttaattaaaatggaattatattttcaattgtatatttattttttggaggGGCCAATATtggaggaaagaagaaaaaagatattttgGTATTTACACATTAATAGTAGGAGCCAGAAACAATTTCGAAGAGACCAATATCAATTCCCTCAGATGTAAGGTGGCTTGGATTGAATTAAACTACGTTAGAAAGTGAAAAAATGAAAGGTGGATTGGATTGAATTAAAGGTACGTTAGAAAGTGAAAAAATGTAAGGTGGATTGGATTGAATTAAACGTATTTACCAAGTGAGAAATGGGAGGGTTAATTGGGAAAAACAAACATGCACTTAGGGGTTGAGCTAAAGCTAAGGCTCGTGCTGGATACAAATCTAGTTAGTTAGACTAGTCAATTGCTCTCCACAACGTTGAACCAACGACTGAGATTGGAAAAAGACCATTAGGCGCTTTGAAAGATCATACAAAGTTTGAAAAGAAACAAAGTCATCAGGCGCTTGCAAtgcaataataattaaaaaataacagtaatggggaaaaaataaataatctaaaGCCCCTGGCTATGTAGAAACCTGGGCTCtggaatccaaaaaaaaagtgttttatcAACAATCCAATTAATGATACAAAAACGGCACCCTATAGTTGCACCATATCTTCCGCTGGATTATAGTTGGCACCTAACTATGTATGTATTAGTTATGACGCTTGGAACTTCTGATgctatacatttttatttcagAACACCCCGTCCCATGTCTCAGGCATGGTCCCATATAGACCATATATCAGATCCACAAACCTTGTAAGCTACAAAATATAGTTCAATCCATATGGTTGTGGAACCCGGGGAGAAGGGAAGTGATAAATCCAAAGACAATCATCTGGATCTCCTTCACAATGCCCCACCACTGATTACCACCATTGACATTGCCATGTTCTGCAACATTTTCATTCTCGACTGCCTGGTCTGCATCATTAGCGGGCTGGTTCCCATTCTCGGCTTCAGGTTGACCCTCTTCCAAAAGATAAGAAGCAAAGGTAAGCATTTGTCATTGTGTCAATACACGATCAAAAAACTCCAATTGATACTTTTTTCATACAAAATTAGGAACATAAAATTTAACCgaaagaaaattaatgaataaagtataataatataaaatgaacctCGTAAGCTTCCAAGTGAAGACTTCCCAAATTACATCATAAATCACATCAGCTCTATCACTAGTGTTTCCCAAAAGAGACGTGTATAATCACATGCATAAAATGTCCAAATCATACCTGCTGGAGCAGCATTGTCACCCTCCGGCCTGGGAGCAGGAACATTTTCAGCCCTGGCTGCAGGTCTTGGTGGATGAGGAGGTGCTGCTGCTCTCTGCATACCTCGTGAAAGCCATCTTATAATCGGTGTCAAAGCTCCAGTTTGGTACCTGTCACACATCTCAATTAGTAAATACTACATCTCCCATTCACAAACTATACAGTAAGGAGTTAGGTAATATTAACATTATTGCATGGCCTTGATATTGACACACGTGCACACAGCACACCAATacaaaatccaaataaaaagacCCTGGGTATATAAAGAATtggacaaagaaaaaataagatgagAGATGGGAGATTTATATCAAGCATTTCCTGGGATTGAGTCCAAGAACCAACAGAATTGGCGagcaataaacatatttttaaaaaaaacaaaaaaaaaggataaatactTACAAATATACAAGAGCAGCAAAGAACACAAGGACAATAAGCCTCTGCCTTGATCCATCTTGGTTAAACAAAAAGATCACAGCTGCCAGCTTCAACATAAGCAACAAATCAATTTGAAATGCAATTTGAAATCTCCTAACAACAACTTGTCTTTGAGGTGCAGGCTGCTGCTGTTGAGGTTGCTGTCCTGCTTGTCCCTGATTTTCACTGGCAACAGTAGCTTCAGAACTTGGCCTGCTGCTGAAGGTGATCATGCAGTTACAGAAACAACTAGTTAACATTAATGAACATATttgttcacaaaaaaaaaataaaactaaaatagaattttCACCAATAAAACAATTACTAATAtctttgtttaaacttaaacaAGCACTAAATGAAACTGgtgtgaaagaaaaatataacatcAACCACTTAACCTACTGATAACTTTGAAAGCATACAGAACATCCAAATTGACGCAGGAACAGAAAAGAAAGTCCAACAAGTGTTGTTCATGCGGCCAGTAAATCAGAATCAGGTCCAATTTTCCTTGAATGTTTGGATGCCAAATTCAAGTGCAAATGTGACCTATAGGTTCTTTAAAAGCTGTCTAATTTCAGAtgaatacaacaacaacaataacaacgccttatcccactaggtggggtcggctacatggatcaacttccgccataatgttctatcaagtaccatacttctatccaaaccattaatttcgagatcctttttgataacctctcttatagtctttttgggtcttcctctgcctcgaattgtttgtcttctctccatctggtctactctcctcactacagagtctaccggtcttctctctacatgcccaaaccacctaagtctattttccaccatcttctctacaataggcgctactccaaccctctctctaatagcttcgtttctaattttatcctgtcgagtcttaccacacatccaccgcaacatcctcatctccgctacacctactttattctcatgttggctcttgaccgcccaacattctgttccgtacaaaatcgccggtcttaccgcagtccgataaaactttccctttagcttgatcggtacctttgcatcacataacacccccgatgcttttctccatttcatccatcctgcttgaatgcgatgattcacatccccttcaatttccccatcatcctgtattacagacccaagatatttaaaccgtgtgactagagggataatatggtctcctattttcacctctgagttagaaaccctccttcttttgttgaacttacattccatatactccgatttgcttctgcttaggcgaaagccatgtgtttctagagctcgtctccaagtttccaacctctcattcaactcctccctcgactctccaaggaggactatgtcatctgcaaagagcatgcatctcggcgctatctcttggatttcaGATGaatcatgtataaaaataatttcatttcagTCTTTCTATAGGTAGTTATGATATTATGAATTATCATTACAGTCTGTaaagatagttttttttattaatagtcaTTATTTAGTAACCTAATAATTTATGGCAAAACTTGGCTACAAGTTTTTCTAAGCTGGAAGGATGCTCCAACTTCCaagattatatatgtatttatctCTTGGGAGTAGAAGGCAGATAAATCAAAGAAGTTGAAGAACCTTTAGTGCCTTCTTCCTTAGTTCTGCACTTTGGTAGATTACACTGAAGGATGGACTTGACTTTGCATTTCTGCATCTCAGCAAGAAGCCCCAGATTTATAGCGCAAACAAGTGTTGTGCATGTTGTCAAATGTAAAGAATGCAAAATCAGGAGCAATTTTCCTTGAACATTTGGAGGCCCAATCCATGTCCAAAGATGACCTATGAGTGCTTGCTAGAACTTTGAAGCTGTGTATTGgagtataatattataaaatgtgaGAATTCACATTCTGTTAAAGGTAGTTAGATAATAGCTAACTGTTTACAATTAGTGACAGCTGTTAACTTCTGTTAACAGCTTCTATAAATACCTAAATTGTACTCATTCTTCATTTGAGttaatgaaaatgcaaaactcCATTCTCTCTGAAATTCTGTCCCTATCTCAGTTTCTCTaagatggtatcagagcaacAGATTCTTGTGGAGAACCCTATAAGTCTTCTTCACAAAACTAAAATGGCTGAAGCTCAACCCATCTCCTCACCTATGACCTCTACATGCAAACTTTCAAAGAGATGTAATGATCTGTTTCAGGATCCTACTTTATATAGGTCTGTGGTTGGAGCTTTGCAATATGCCACATTAACTAGGCCTAAAATAAGTTTTGCTGTGAACAAGGTTTGCCAATTCATGGCTAAGCCTTTGGACTCTCACTGGGTGGTAAAAAGGATCCTAAGGTACCTTAAAGGTACTCTATTTCATGGTCTTCATATGAGACCTGCTGCTGCTGGAAAATCATTGACACTAACAGCTAtgtgtgatgctgattgggcctCTGATATTGATGGTAGAAGGGTCCAAATCAGGCTCTGCCATTTATTTAGAGCCAAATCTGATCTCTTGGTGGTCAAGGAAACAGCTAGATCTAGTACTGAAGCTGAGTATCGCAGCTTAGCTCAGACTTCAGCAGAGTTGACTTGGGTTCAGGCTTTGTTACAGGAACTTCAGGTTTCCTTCTCTACACTTGCACTGCTCTGTGATAATCAGAGTGCCGAAGCCATTGCTCACAATCCAGTCTTCCATAGTCACACCAAACACATGGAGATTGAGGTCTTTTTTTGTGTGGGAGAAACTACTTCCTAAGCAGCTTCTGATATACCACATTCCAGCTCTGGATCAATGGGCGGATGTGCTGACCAAGCTTCTCTCTCCAGCCAGATTAGAGTTTCTTAGAGGCAAACTCAATGTGAAGGGTTTTTCTTCTGAAAAACCTTCCCCTTAAGTTTGAGGGGGGTATTAGAGtataatattgtaaaatatgAGAATTCACATTCTGTTATGGGTAGTTAGATAATAGCTAACTGTTTACAGCTAGTGACAGTTGTTAACTTCTGTTAACAGCTTCTATAAATACCTAAATTGTACTCATTCTTCATCTGAGTTAATGAAAAAGCAAAACTCCATTCTCTCTGAAATTCTCTCCCTATCTCAGTTTCTCTAAGACTGTGCATGTCAAGTGTCTAGTTTTCAGACGAACCCAGCAGCACATAATTGTTTAGATGAACTTCTCAACAAGAActtatgcaaaaagaaaatagGAAGATAAGACTTAAGAGGAATAAAATTCctcccaaaatttaaaatgaacttATGCACATCAGTTTTTTAGATGTTCTCTCATCTAACTCCTCTAAAAGTTGAGgagaataaattgattttaacttatgggagaaattttataccttttacctcctattttcttttcttatgagTGCTTATTGAGAAGTTTTTAAGCTTTTGGGatagttggtttaggttcaggACATGGTATCAAAGCCTACATATCAAGTTTGAAATCCTATAGGATGTCTACTTATAAAGTCAATGCTTCCTTTCAGCTCATTGATCAGATTTTGAGATTTCAGAAAATTGTTAATTACTAGGAAGGCTGACACAAACACTAGGTGTGAAGAGGCTTTCTTCTTGTTATCGGCTACAATTCtgttttccttaattttctTCATTCCCTATGCCTAATTTTCTTGGCAGAGTAGCAGACTGTCTTCAAAATCCACCCCAAGAAAATTCCTAATTGTTTCTTGCTTGAGTTTTCCGTAAACCCATCAACCCCAAATCCTTATTTCCTTAGTTACTGATAACATACATAAGTGGCCACCTATCCTTAACCTAATtttacttccaacttccaaaatcCCCATGCCTTTACACACTAACAATAACCCTTCAATCaagtaaaaaatacttataaaaaagtTACAACTTTCTCCTTGCTTGAAATAATGTCATTTCAACATTTTGTTGCTTTGTATTTTAGCAATTCAAGAAATTATTGTTCTTCTATGCATCAATCGTGACCAAGTTCAGATTGCAAATCAATAGAAACATTATAACTCACCTAAAGGACCTATGGGAAACAAAGTATGAAAAGGTGTAAAACATAATCTATTCATTTCCAATATATCAATGTTGAGAAATATGCTTCAATATCAGAATAAGTTAAAAATTCCTATAAACTGTGCAATAACTAAGCTTCACATACAACACAACATCATCATAACAAAATAACCAGCCACTTACGTGGGTGTGCGGTAAGTCAGCGGAATCAGTGTGTTGTATGGAAGTCCAGTAACTTGTCTGTCATACGGGTTAACGGGAACAGCATATATGCCAGCTCCGCGGTTCCCATGCTCCTCATGTTGCGGCAAAGTCAACCCTGGAACTAGCGCAGGGTACATACCAGGAATCATTTGATAATAATATCCACTCGGAAAGGGCATAAAATTCGACAATGCAGGGACCTGAGACAACAACATTCACACAAAACCATGACCCCGATTCAGATACATGcgtttaaaaataacaattcagGGCACAATTTCATTCACACGTCAGCAAACTCAAAACACATGTACAAATTAAAGCATAGAATTGAGCTAAATTAGGTTGTTAACACATAAAATGCCGATCGAATCCCATCTTATGAATATCGATTTCACTCAAAATTCTGTCTCGTGAGCaactaatttgttaaaaaaaaagaacaggAACAAAAAAGTAACAAGGATTTGATGCCCGGAGACCACCATGTATCGATTAGATTGTACCGAGAATGATCCTGGACTATCAGCTACCAAATCAGACAATTACGGacttgaaatgaaaaataaaatgaacaataatgataataacCCTAGTTGGAGTTCcaattataaggaaaaaaaagggttttttttgcaagatggagGAATGAGAGacacaaaatacaaaaagggaagtGGAATTGAAGCGGATTATGGAACCTGCGGCGAATCTTGGGGCGATttctgagaagaagaagaagaagaaggaggaggaggaggaggaggttgGGAACTGGACGACACCGTTTCGGAAGGGTTTTCCGCCATTGTTGATCTTGATCACGCTAAGTGTGTTAGGGTCTCTCTAAACctgaaaatgaatgaaaataaaaactcacGCTAGTTGTGCcaattttagtgtttttttaaggACATATTGCGTAGTAGAAACCAATCACCGTATGACACGTACCATTCATTACGGTGTTCTTCCATATGTTTCTTTATGCTTCATTAAGAGGGGGAGAAGCGGAGAAGataatagaaggaaaaaaaaaactaaaattctatttagatgatgaagagaaagaaaacaaatcacTTTTATGATCAAATGTTAGggtttaaattagtttttatatttaaaaactaaattagtttttatatttaaaaactattttttcagttcttagattttcttaatatttttatgtttatcatAAGAGTGGGTGCTCATGGTTtggatatttaaataatcataaccaataaataattatgttataagtGGTAGTATTATTATAACCACAAGTAattttggataacaaattataatttgataGAATCGgttattactttaaaaattcgACTATATAATTGTTTATGAATATAACTAGTAAGTtacatataaaattagttatataatcaattctgaataaataaaaataaattatttcaaataactgTCAATAAAAGTGGTTATAGTTTTATAACTACCACCATTTCTACAAGATTGGTTATAGTTTAACTACTTTTATATAACTGATTATTATATATCTAGTTATTATTAGTtatggttatttaaaaaaaaaaactaaattttttagCATCCCCAAGCAAGGGCAGACCTACATGATGACTTTTAACACAATTGTCACAGCTAAGTTTAAAATTTTGCTTAACCTAATATACATGTGTAACTATAAGTTCTTCCCATAATTTAAAATGCATTTTAAAAAGTTAGGATTTATTTTGGTCAAGATAGGATAAGATAACTATCATATTATATTCTAATTCATTGTTTATTGTGTCAAAgatagataatgttttttttaagaaagaggATAGATAATGCTATCTATCTCTTATCTAAGATTGAAACTAAtgagaataataataatgatagagTAAGTAAGAGGCCTAGGATAACTACTTCTAAAGTTTGggttaattttattagaattgGTGTAAAAGACGCTAAAGAAAATGTTACATGTAATCACCATGGACAAGAGtatgttggtggtggtggtacaAAAGTATGGACTTTAACAATGTCGTGTCATTTGCCAAAGTGTGATGtgctaaaaagattaaaaaatggaGATGTGGCAAAGATGATAATTGATTATGCAGGGAAATTGAGATCTAAGAAAATagaccaaaaacatgtagaggAT contains the following coding sequences:
- the LOC114388719 gene encoding uncharacterized protein LOC114388719 isoform X1, which translates into the protein MAENPSETVSSSSQPPPPPPPSSSSSSQKSPQDSPQVPALSNFMPFPSGYYYQMIPGMYPALVPGLTLPQHEEHGNRGAGIYAVPVNPYDRQVTGLPYNTLIPLTYRTPTSRPSSEATVASENQGQAGQQPQQQQPAPQRQVVVRRFQIAFQIDLLLMLKLAAVIFLFNQDGSRQRLIVLVFFAALVYLYQTGALTPIIRWLSRGMQRAAAPPHPPRPAARAENVPAPRPEGDNAAPAEGQPEAENGNQPANDADQAVENENVAEHGNVNGGNQWWGIVKEIQMIVFGFITSLLPGFHNHMD
- the LOC114388719 gene encoding uncharacterized protein LOC114388719 isoform X2, yielding MAENPSETVSSSSQPPPPPPPSSSSSSQKSPQDSPQVPALSNFMPFPSGYYYQMIPGMYPALVPGLTLPQHEEHGNRGAGIYAVPVNPYDRQVTGLPYNTLIPLTYRTPTRPSSEATVASENQGQAGQQPQQQQPAPQRQVVVRRFQIAFQIDLLLMLKLAAVIFLFNQDGSRQRLIVLVFFAALVYLYQTGALTPIIRWLSRGMQRAAAPPHPPRPAARAENVPAPRPEGDNAAPAEGQPEAENGNQPANDADQAVENENVAEHGNVNGGNQWWGIVKEIQMIVFGFITSLLPGFHNHMD